In the Candidatus Tisiphia endosymbiont of Melanophora roralis genome, GAGAGTGAGAGTAATAAAGAACGTAAAGACTTAAAGAAAAGCGTAGCTGACGTTATCGTTGAAGACCAGCAAGGTCATAAATATATTGTGGAAATAGATCGTTCAACTACCCACACTTTTCTCCACAAAGCTTGCTTTAATAGTTGTCGGTTGATTGTTGATAATATCAGCTCAGATCAGGATTATAGTGATATCAAAAAAATATTTCATATCAACTTAATATATTTTGTGTTGAGCGATATAAGCTCTCCATTATATCACGGTCAGACTATATTTAGAAAAATGGACAGGGAACATCCAGTAGACTTACATCTTGCTGATATGGGTTGTAGGTTTTTTGATGTTCACAATGTATTTCCTGAATATTTTGTTATTTCCGTACCGCTTTTTGATGGTATTATAAAAGATGAGTTGGATGAGTGGTTATATTTTGCCAAACATTCTGAGGTTAAAGATGATTTTAAGTCGCCTTATATGAAGAAAGTAGCAGAACGTCTGAGTGTTCTAAAAATGACTCCAGAAGAACGTCAGCACTATCAGAATTATGTCAATGAATCGCTAAAAGAACGTGATTATATAGTTGCAGCTAGAACTGAAGGTAGAGCTGAAGAAAAAATAGCAATGGCAAAAAAAATGCTAAAAGAAAATTTTTCTATAGAAACTATAAGTAGAATAATAGAACTATCCATAGAAGAAATAGAAGTGCTACGTGAGAATTTGGCTGAAGACACAACTACTGTACTTGACGAAAATTAAATAGGAAGGGTATTGAATTGCTGTATTGGAGAAATAGAACGGTTGTTGTCCATAACTGTTGAAAGTTAAAAAAGATATTATTTTTGTAAAAACATATTAGTGGAAGAAATTTTTGGTATATACTGCAAAAAATTGAAGAATTTAGAAGAGAAAATTCTATGTGGATCAAAAACACTAACATTAGTATGATAGTTATGTGGTCAAAACGATGTCATAGCTGGTTAACAATAATATTTTGTTTAATAATTAACAGCTATTCAACTATTTATGCTTCTAATACAAATATTGCAAATAGATTTGCGACAAAAATTGCTATTGTAGATATACACTCTATTCTAGAACATTCTGTAGCAATCCAGTCTATAA is a window encoding:
- a CDS encoding Rpn family recombination-promoting nuclease/putative transposase — its product is MSTNSKTLVSLDYAIKYLLKDKGDYEIIEGFISAILKDAGYLPVKITALLESESNKERKDLKKSVADVIVEDQQGHKYIVEIDRSTTHTFLHKACFNSCRLIVDNISSDQDYSDIKKIFHINLIYFVLSDISSPLYHGQTIFRKMDREHPVDLHLADMGCRFFDVHNVFPEYFVISVPLFDGIIKDELDEWLYFAKHSEVKDDFKSPYMKKVAERLSVLKMTPEERQHYQNYVNESLKERDYIVAARTEGRAEEKIAMAKKMLKENFSIETISRIIELSIEEIEVLRENLAEDTTTVLDEN